TACTGTCTTCTTGCGTCGCTCGCGCCATGTGATTCGCGGCCATCTCCAAGCGCATGTGGACCGAGGCATCTTCCACCGGACACCACGCATCCATGGCCCAATCACAGGAGGCCTTTATCAGTTCCTCCAAGGTGAGCACGGCATCGAGGGTCTTGAAGAGGTAACGTGCGGACTGGAGGGTGTCCCAGAAGCGCAGCATCGCCTGGAGGCGGAGTGCCGTTCGCTGCGCGCTCACCGGGCCGGTGGGCGAAACCACGAAGTACAGCGCCCCCCAGGCGCTTTCGCGACAAAAAACCTCATACGCGTCCCTCACGGGGAACACGTTCTGCCAATCCAGGGCTTCGTACAATCCGCCCATGACATCCGACACCATGTACAGCCGCCAGGCTGGGCGCTCGTGTTGAAGGTCGGTCACCTCGTGAACCAGCACCACTTCTCCGGGAGGCACCTCCAGCATCTGACGCGGAGTAGGGAAGGAACCGTCCTGGAGATACTGCTTGCCGCACCGTGTGCCCTCCTTCCGCGCCTTCTGGTGGACCGTGGAGCGGATGCCATGAAGGAAGGACGGCATTTGAAGAGAAGACGGTTGTTCAGGCACCATGGGGGCGTTCTATCAAAGTGGCTCATCGTCGAGGAAGGGATGCGCCCGCAGCGGAGGGCACTTGTGCCGGAGGAGCAGATGGGGGCGGTCGCGCAGGAAACGGGATGATCTGTCCTCCTCCCTGGGCAGGCGGCTGTTGGCCACCCATGCCCATCCGGCCAAGAATCGCACCCGAAAAGAAGCCTGTAGCGGCGTTGCCCATGACCTCGATAACGATGCCAACGGCTCCACTGAATGTGGCGAGGCGTTCGCGTCGACCGACCATTGAGGCCACGGCCTGTCCGATCCACCCGCCGTACTCTCGCATCTCCTGCTCGGTGAGTTCCACCCACTGCCCCGCCTCATACGCCGCCGCCTCGGATGCAAAACGTTGCTGGCTGCGAGTCCAACGGTACTGGAGCACTCCTGGCTCGGTGGTGTGCCACTCCAAACGCCAGACATATTGTCCCCTCGCGAAACGGATCAGGGTTTCTCCTCGAAAATCCGTGCCCGCGCTGAAGGAATTGCCCACCAGGACGGCCCGATTCAATGCTGTCAGATAGGTTTGCGCTTCCTGTCGGCCCTCTTCGAGACCCTGGTCATTCCAAGGCTTGATCTCGAAAAGATTCCGGCTGGAGAGATCGAGAATGTCCGGGCGTAGGTTGCGCTCGTGCTTGAGTAGTCGCGATGGATCTCCAGTCCCTCTCTCCGCCAGGATTTCGGAGAGGGTCCGAGTGTTATAGAAAACCCTGTTCTGCGGGTGATTCACGCCGTACATATACCCAATCAATCGGTGTGCGGCGTTACCGAGGAAGAACTCCCAGGGCATCTGCGAACTTGGATTTCGGCCGGGTACATTGTAGCCCTGCACAGCTGGGGCTGAAGACTCCCCACCAGAAGTGAGGCCGTCGCCCATGGCCAGCGAAAATCGTGACGAGCGGGTGGGCACCGTCATGCTGATCAGTGGTTTCTCCGCGTTCCAGGCGCGAGAGACCTGCTTGTTTGATGCGGTGGCACAGCCTGCAAGTGTCCATGAGAGGAACAGGAGCGCCCAGCGCCGCACGACCCATAAGAACCACCGGACAGATGCAGGCATGGACACCTCCCTGTCCGCACCTCTAATTCGTGTTCCAGAGATTGGAAAAGCCCAAGGTCGCCGTCATCGCGCACATGCTCTCGAGTCCGTTGCTGTCCCTACGGTCGCTACCCTCCACGCGCCGCGCTCTCAGCGGGGTTGATGTCGTCATCGGCCAGGACGCACTGCGTCATCGCGCCCCCACGCCGCTGTCAGCGCGGCTTATGCCCCCCTTGCGTCCAAGTCCAAGTCATCCGGCTCGCCCGGGGCTGCTATGCAGGGGCCGCGAGTCGCCTCGCGGCTACACTGAAGGGCTTCCGCAGGCCCGACGCCGTGAGGCGAAGGACTTCCGACCGTAGAACCGAGGACACGAAGCAATGGCGATGGACGAGGATTTTCGCAAAGCGGCGCTCGACTACCACCGGCTGCCCCGGCCCGGAAAGCTGACGATCGAGCCGACCAAGCGCATGGCCACCCAGCGCGACCTGGCACTGGCCTACTCCCCTGGCGTGGCGGCCGCGTGTGAGGCCATCGTCGCCGACCCCGACGCCGCGCGCGACCTGACGGCCCGCGGCAATCTCGTGGGTGTCATCACCAACGGCACCGCCGTGCTGGGCCTGGGCAGCATCGGCCCGCTCGCCGGCAAGCCGGTCATGGAGGGCAAGGCCGTCCTCTTCAAGAAGTTCGCCGGCATCGACGTCTTCGACATCGAGGTGGACACCACCGACATCAACCGCTTCGTGGACGTGGTCTCCGCGCTCGAGCCCACCTTCGGCGGCATCAACCTCGAGGACATCAAGGCCCCCGAGTGCTTCGTCATCGAGCGTGCCCTGCGCGCGCGCATGAAGATCCCCGTCTTCCATGACGATCAGCACGGCACCGCCATCGTGTGCGCGGCGGCCATCCGCAACGGGCTCGTCCTCCAGGGCAAGAAGCTCGAGGAGATCAAGCTCGTCACCTCCGGAGCCGGTGCCGCGGCGCTCGCGTGCGTGGATCTGCTCGTGGAGATGGGGCTGCCCGTCGCCAACGTCACCCTCACGGACATCAAGGGCGTGGTCCACGCGGACCGGGGCGACGAGATGGCGCCCAACATGGCCCGCTACGCGCACAGGACCACCGCGCGCACGCTGCCCGAGGTGCTCGGAGGGGCGGACGTGTTCCTGGGCCTGTCCGCGCCGCGCGTGCTCAAGGCCGAGTGGCTGCACCTGCTCGCGCCCAAGCCCATCATCCTCGCGCTCGCCAACCCCGAGCCGGAGATCCGCCCGGACGCCGCCATGGAGGCCCGCCCGGACGCCATCGTCGCCACGGGCCGCTCGGACTTCCCCAACCAGGTCAACAACGTCCTGTGCTTCCCCTTCGTCTTCCGCGGCGCGCTGGACGTGGGCGCCACGGAGATCAACGAGCCCATGAAGCGCGCGGCCGCCGAGGCCATCGCCGAGCTCGCCCGGGTGGAAGCCAACGAGGTGGTGGCCCAGGCCTATGGTGGAATGGCACACGTCTTCGGACCCAAGTACATCATCCCCAAGCCGTTCGACCCCCGGCTCATCCTGAAGATCGCCCCGGCGGTGGCCAAGGCGGCCATGGACTCGGGCGTGGCGCGCCGGCCCATCGCGGACTTCGAGGCCTATCAGCGCGAGCTGGAGCTGTTCGTCTACCGCTCGGGTCAGCTCATGCGGCCGGTGTTCGAGCTGGCCCGCCGCACGCCCCGCCGCGTGGCGTACGCGGAAGGGGAGGACGACCGCGTGCTGCGCGCGGTGCAGAGCGTGGTGGACGAGCAGCTCGCCCAGCCCGTGCTCATCGGCCGGCGCCGGGTCATCACCGAGCGCATCAAGGAGCTGGGGCTGCGGCTGGAGATCGGCCGGGACGTGCGCGTGGTGGATCCGAGCGAGGACACCGACATCATCGAGCCGCTCATCAAGCGCTACCAGACGCTGGTGGATCGCAGGGGCGTGCCGCTCGACGCCGCCGCGCGCCGGGTGGTGCGCCGGCCCACGGTGGCCGCCTGCATGCTCCTGGAGTCGGGCCAGGTCGACGCCGCGCTGTGCGGCGGCCGGGATGACTGGGGACGGCACATGACGTACGTCATGCCCATCATCCCCAAGCGCCAGGACGTGGGCCGCATCTACGCGCTCTCGGCCCTCATCCTGCAGAACGGCGCGCTGTTCTTCTGCGACACCCACGTCAACATCGACCCCACCGCCGAGCAGATCGCCGAGATGACGCTGCTGGCCGCCGACGCCGTGCGCCGCTTCGGCGTCACCCCCAAGGCCGCGCTGCTGTCGCACTCGAGCTTCGGCGCCGGCAACTCCCAATCCGCCATCAAGATGCGCCAGGCGCTCAAGCTGGTGCGTCAGCGCGCCCCGGACCTGGAGGTGGACGGCGAGATGCACGCCGACGCGGCGCTCAGCGAGACGCTGCGCCACCGGCTCGTGACCCACAGCCCGCTGACGGGCTCGGCCAACCTGCTCGTCATGCCCACGCTGGACGCGGCCAACATCGCCATGACGCTGCTGTCCGCGGCCACCGAGGCGCTGCTGGTGGGTCCGCTGCTGTTGGGCATCTCCAAGCCCCTCCAGGTGCTCGTGCCGCGCGTGACCGCGCGTGGCATCGTCAACATGACCGCCCTGGCCGCGGCGCACGTCCACGTGCAGGAGATGGAGCAGCACACTCCGCGCTGAGCGGGCGCCCACCCGGCGGGCGGACCCCTCGGGTGGGCATTTGCTTTCGCCAGGGGGGCCCGGCGCGTTAAGCGTAGAGGCCATGAGCCAAGCCACCGACTTCGTCATCGCCCCCGCCGAGCGTCCCAGCCTGCCCATCGAGGGCACCTCGGCCCGCTTCCCCGTCCGCCGCATCTACTGCGTGGGCCAGAACTACGGCGCCCACGCCCGGGAGATGGGGGGAGACCCGACGCGCACGCCGCCGTTCTTCTTCTCCAAGCCGGCCGACGCGGTGCGCGTGCCCGGCGAGCCGGTGCCCTATCCGTCCGCCACCGAGCGGCTCGACTACGAGATCGAGCTGGTGGTGGCGCTCAAGGGGGGCGGTGCCAACATCTCGCCCGAGCAGGCGCTGGGCCTGGTGTACGGCTACGCGGCGGGGGTGGATCTCACCCGGAGGGACTTGCAGGCCGCGGCGAAGAAGGAGGGGCGCCCGTGGGACGCGTCCAAGGGCTTCGATGCCTCGGCGCCCATCGGCGTGCTGCGCCGGGCCGAGGGCGGGGGCCTGCCCAGGGGGCGCATCCACCTCGACGTGAATGGCCAGACGAAGCAGGACGGCCAGCTCGCGGACATGATCTGGAACGTGGCGGAGATCATCGCCAAGGCGTCGCAGCTCTGGCGGCTGGAGCCGGGAGACCTGATCTTCACCGGCACGCCCCACGGCGTGGGCCCCCTGTCGCGCGGAGACCGCGTGGAGGGCGGCATCGAGGGCGTGGGCACGGTGTCCTTCACCCTGAGCTGACGCGCCGCCCGCCCGCGCTCACTTCTTCGCGGGCGCCGGAGCCTCGGCCGGGGCCTTGGCGCCCCGCCGCAGGGCCGTGACGCTCTTCTGGACGGTGCGCTGGGCCTCGTCCAGCGCCGCCTTGGGCGTGGCGAGCTTGTGGAGCACGGCGTTCATGGCCGAGGCCGCCGGAGACCAGACCATGGTCATCTCCGGCAGGTTGGGCATGGGCAAGGCCGTTTTCGCCTGTTCGCGGATGGCGGCGAGCACGGGATCCGCGCCGATGGCCTTGTCCTCGTAGACGGGCGCGAAGGCGGGGTTCTGCCGGCCCTGGGTGGCCATGAGGCGCGCGCCCTCGGGGCCGGTGAGGTAGCGCACGAAGTCATAGGCGGCGTCCTTGTTCGCCGAGTGCGAGGAGATGCCCACGCCCTCCACCGTCATCCACGGCCGCAGCGGCTTGCCGCCCGCCTCGTCCACGGTGGGCAGCGGCGCCAGCCCGTAGTCGATGCCCTGGGCGATCTCCCCGATGAACCAGGGGCCCGAGAAGACAATCGCCGCCTTGCCCTCGTTGAACAGGCTCGTGACGAGCGCCGTGGAGGGCTCGGCGGGCAGCAGGCCCTGCTGGGACGTCCAGCGCAGGAGCAGCTCCAGGGACTTGATGTTCTCCGGCGCGTCCAGCCGCACCTGGGGGCCCGGATCGAACACGCGCCCGCCAAAGGCATGCATCAGCGCCGCGTGGTAGTAGAAGTCCGTGTACGGGTAGGCGAGGCACACGCTCGACTTGTCCGGCGTCTTCGCGCGCAACGCCTTGCACGCGGCGAGCATCTCGCCCGTGGTGCGCGGCGGGGTGGGCAAGAGCTTCTTGTTGTAGATGAGGGTGATGGCCTTGAAGTTCAGGGGCAGGGCGTAGACGGAGCCCCGGTAGGTCATCGCCTCGAGCGTGCCCGGCACGTAGCGCTCGCGCACGGCGGGCTCCAGGAAGAAGTCGAGCGGCTCGAGCAGCGCGCCGCCCTCCACCCAGCCGCCGAGCCTGTCCTGGGGGAAGACGAAGACGTCCGGGCCCACGCCACGCGACAGGGTGGCGGAGATCTTGTCCGTGAAGGCATCCGAGGGAATGGCGAGCAGCTTCACCCGCGTGCCGGACTCGCCCTCGGCGGCGTTGTACGCGGCCACGACCTTCTCCAGGGCGGTGCGCTCGGCGGC
This genomic interval from Cystobacter ferrugineus contains the following:
- a CDS encoding fumarylacetoacetate hydrolase family protein, with amino-acid sequence MSQATDFVIAPAERPSLPIEGTSARFPVRRIYCVGQNYGAHAREMGGDPTRTPPFFFSKPADAVRVPGEPVPYPSATERLDYEIELVVALKGGGANISPEQALGLVYGYAAGVDLTRRDLQAAAKKEGRPWDASKGFDASAPIGVLRRAEGGGLPRGRIHLDVNGQTKQDGQLADMIWNVAEIIAKASQLWRLEPGDLIFTGTPHGVGPLSRGDRVEGGIEGVGTVSFTLS
- a CDS encoding sugar ABC transporter substrate-binding protein, whose translation is MKSRSLLSLLLLLLTTWSTSAHAAEVVVWHGYRAAERTALEKVVAAYNAAEGESGTRVKLLAIPSDAFTDKISATLSRGVGPDVFVFPQDRLGGWVEGGALLEPLDFFLEPAVRERYVPGTLEAMTYRGSVYALPLNFKAITLIYNKKLLPTPPRTTGEMLAACKALRAKTPDKSSVCLAYPYTDFYYHAALMHAFGGRVFDPGPQVRLDAPENIKSLELLLRWTSQQGLLPAEPSTALVTSLFNEGKAAIVFSGPWFIGEIAQGIDYGLAPLPTVDEAGGKPLRPWMTVEGVGISSHSANKDAAYDFVRYLTGPEGARLMATQGRQNPAFAPVYEDKAIGADPVLAAIREQAKTALPMPNLPEMTMVWSPAASAMNAVLHKLATPKAALDEAQRTVQKSVTALRRGAKAPAEAPAPAKK
- a CDS encoding NADP-dependent malic enzyme, which translates into the protein MAMDEDFRKAALDYHRLPRPGKLTIEPTKRMATQRDLALAYSPGVAAACEAIVADPDAARDLTARGNLVGVITNGTAVLGLGSIGPLAGKPVMEGKAVLFKKFAGIDVFDIEVDTTDINRFVDVVSALEPTFGGINLEDIKAPECFVIERALRARMKIPVFHDDQHGTAIVCAAAIRNGLVLQGKKLEEIKLVTSGAGAAALACVDLLVEMGLPVANVTLTDIKGVVHADRGDEMAPNMARYAHRTTARTLPEVLGGADVFLGLSAPRVLKAEWLHLLAPKPIILALANPEPEIRPDAAMEARPDAIVATGRSDFPNQVNNVLCFPFVFRGALDVGATEINEPMKRAAAEAIAELARVEANEVVAQAYGGMAHVFGPKYIIPKPFDPRLILKIAPAVAKAAMDSGVARRPIADFEAYQRELELFVYRSGQLMRPVFELARRTPRRVAYAEGEDDRVLRAVQSVVDEQLAQPVLIGRRRVITERIKELGLRLEIGRDVRVVDPSEDTDIIEPLIKRYQTLVDRRGVPLDAAARRVVRRPTVAACMLLESGQVDAALCGGRDDWGRHMTYVMPIIPKRQDVGRIYALSALILQNGALFFCDTHVNIDPTAEQIAEMTLLAADAVRRFGVTPKAALLSHSSFGAGNSQSAIKMRQALKLVRQRAPDLEVDGEMHADAALSETLRHRLVTHSPLTGSANLLVMPTLDAANIAMTLLSAATEALLVGPLLLGISKPLQVLVPRVTARGIVNMTALAAAHVHVQEMEQHTPR